In Bacillus sp. KH172YL63, one genomic interval encodes:
- a CDS encoding alpha/beta fold hydrolase: MTSEAVYVLGHSWGADLSLHIGATFPDRIKGLTLIDGGYVFPEMVVGYSEEQALSDWAEYFDGGRYSSWEKVVDTYKAYTTRQWDHLLEKMISSNFVKVDGFYQLKADRDSLLATIKAFYLEPCSTTYPSIECPALLFHATIPHDDPSRQKGIEKLQEEVKGVKIVGIENTQHNVHWDCPEQVGEVIREWIIMG, encoded by the coding sequence GTGACGTCTGAAGCAGTCTATGTGTTGGGCCACTCCTGGGGTGCCGACCTGTCATTGCATATCGGAGCGACATTCCCTGACAGAATCAAGGGGCTTACATTAATAGACGGAGGGTATGTTTTCCCTGAAATGGTTGTGGGGTATTCGGAAGAGCAGGCCCTTTCCGATTGGGCAGAGTATTTTGATGGAGGCAGATATAGTTCCTGGGAAAAAGTAGTGGACACATACAAAGCGTACACCACACGGCAGTGGGATCATCTGCTCGAGAAGATGATTTCATCTAATTTTGTAAAGGTGGATGGCTTTTATCAATTGAAAGCGGACAGGGACAGCCTCCTTGCAACCATCAAAGCATTTTACCTTGAACCATGTTCCACGACGTACCCATCCATTGAATGTCCCGCTTTGCTCTTTCATGCTACCATTCCGCATGATGACCCTTCACGTCAGAAAGGGATTGAGAAACTGCAGGAGGAAGTGAAGGGTGTGAAAATAGTCGGGATTGAGAACACGCAACATAATGTGCATTGGGATTGTCCGGAGCAGGTGGGAGAGGTCATACGGGAGTGGATAATAATGGGATAA
- a CDS encoding alpha/beta fold hydrolase, whose amino-acid sequence MKQHAIKMDNHTFFVYETGDRQLPTLICLHGMTAEANSFLELAGYLRNDFHILLVDLPGHGTTAPLDREEDYHFSSLAKRIMAVISR is encoded by the coding sequence ATGAAACAACACGCAATCAAGATGGACAACCATACCTTCTTTGTTTATGAAACCGGTGACCGACAACTCCCGACACTCATATGCCTGCACGGCATGACCGCCGAAGCCAACAGCTTCCTAGAACTTGCCGGGTATCTGCGGAACGATTTTCATATCCTGCTGGTGGATCTTCCCGGTCATGGAACAACCGCTCCACTTGATAGGGAGGAAGACTATCATTTTTCCTCATTAGCAAAACGGATCATGGCAGTCATCAGCAGGTGA
- a CDS encoding lipid II flippase Amj family protein: MDYLSLPVLSIALFILIIHSIETLAYAVRLSGARVKLIASGLSLFNMMVIVSRMANMMQQPFTGGLTDNAPKGHKLEVVEEQFRVLIGASTLGTILGIVLLPTFVALFSRGIIYLSEQGGSVPRLIKFGFQHHLYKRGIHHISRPGRRYLQGISFRSIPKRLFFINMVITAVYTIGVLAALYAALLVPDRQASATMASGLINGIATILLTLFIDPKISVLADDVANGKGNYQELKGLSIMMVISRLCGTVLAQVIFIPGAYYIAWMSRFFT, translated from the coding sequence ATGGATTATCTATCACTACCCGTCCTATCGATTGCCCTCTTCATCCTCATCATACACAGCATCGAGACGCTCGCATATGCAGTCAGATTATCCGGGGCAAGGGTGAAGCTGATCGCGTCAGGTCTTTCCCTTTTTAACATGATGGTCATTGTGTCAAGGATGGCGAATATGATGCAGCAGCCTTTTACCGGCGGCCTCACGGATAATGCGCCGAAGGGCCATAAATTAGAGGTGGTCGAGGAGCAGTTCAGGGTGCTGATCGGTGCCTCGACTTTAGGGACCATCCTTGGGATCGTGCTGCTGCCCACCTTCGTGGCTTTGTTTTCGAGGGGGATTATTTATCTCTCGGAGCAGGGAGGTTCAGTGCCCCGGCTAATCAAGTTCGGGTTTCAGCATCACCTGTATAAAAGGGGGATCCACCATATATCCAGGCCCGGTCGAAGATATTTGCAAGGAATCAGTTTCAGGAGCATTCCAAAGAGGCTGTTTTTCATCAATATGGTGATTACAGCGGTGTATACGATTGGCGTTCTTGCAGCGCTCTATGCTGCTCTTCTCGTGCCGGATCGACAGGCCAGTGCCACCATGGCTTCTGGATTGATCAATGGTATCGCAACGATTTTATTGACGCTGTTTATTGACCCGAAAATTTCCGTCCTGGCAGATGATGTGGCCAATGGGAAGGGGAATTATCAAGAGTTAAAAGGGCTTTCCATTATGATGGTCATTTCGCGGCTTTGCGGGACAGTGCTTGCTCAGGTTATTTTTATTCCGGGGGCGTATTATATTGCTTGGATGTCTCGTTTTTTTACTTGA
- a CDS encoding HAD family hydrolase: MNKYRLLLFDLDDTLLENSSWFDDGVIQALAEHPDTKGMDGEQFLKKIKQPPRFLIDKLVHGEISTYEFKIERWKEAFDSFGVKMNNEAIEQFESLFHITSMTFIKMNEHVLNLMDELTKRYEVAIVTNGLYDPRQKVINMGLGEIFIQDKIFHSEPLGMRKPDSRIYRIALEAFNKEPEETIFIGDSWTHDVIGPMDAGMDAIWVNFRGIEKPTDHTPLAIVSSIGEIRDVLLRDQSD, encoded by the coding sequence ATGAATAAGTACAGACTGCTTTTATTTGATCTCGATGACACCCTGCTGGAAAATTCGTCATGGTTTGACGATGGCGTGATTCAGGCGCTTGCAGAGCACCCGGATACAAAGGGGATGGATGGAGAGCAGTTTTTGAAGAAAATAAAACAGCCTCCACGATTTCTAATTGATAAACTTGTTCACGGGGAAATCAGTACATACGAATTTAAGATAGAGCGTTGGAAGGAAGCGTTTGATTCCTTTGGCGTGAAGATGAACAATGAAGCAATTGAACAATTCGAATCTCTATTTCATATCACAAGCATGACATTCATCAAGATGAACGAACATGTATTAAATTTAATGGATGAACTGACGAAGCGTTATGAGGTAGCTATTGTTACCAATGGCCTTTATGATCCTCGTCAGAAGGTAATCAACATGGGGTTAGGGGAGATATTTATCCAGGATAAAATCTTTCATTCAGAACCATTGGGTATGAGAAAGCCGGATTCCAGGATTTATCGTATTGCTTTAGAAGCTTTTAATAAAGAACCGGAAGAAACGATTTTCATAGGGGATTCGTGGACCCATGATGTCATAGGACCCATGGATGCAGGAATGGATGCCATATGGGTCAATTTCAGAGGAATAGAAAAACCGACGGATCATACTCCGCTTGCGATTGTGTCTTCTATAGGGGAGATCAGGGATGTTTTGCTCCGTGACCAAAGTGATTAA
- a CDS encoding sigma-70 family RNA polymerase sigma factor, translated as MREAENHAEDRDAWLERIMNEYGERLTKLAYNYVKDWGLAEDIVQDVFVTCFRHYEKVGEIMSFKAWIYRLAINRAKDVLKSSAFRRVVRNGSLLSLFTSKDLLPENELLRRSEEEILSRSVLDLPVKYREVMILYYYEECSIEEIEGLLGLNRNTIKTRLNRGRSRLKKRMERRGHDGR; from the coding sequence GTGAGGGAAGCGGAGAATCATGCAGAAGACCGTGATGCATGGCTGGAACGGATCATGAATGAGTACGGCGAACGGCTGACGAAGCTTGCATACAACTATGTGAAGGACTGGGGCCTTGCTGAAGACATCGTGCAGGATGTATTTGTCACCTGCTTCAGACATTATGAAAAAGTCGGTGAGATTATGTCCTTCAAAGCATGGATTTATCGGCTGGCCATTAACCGGGCGAAGGATGTTTTGAAGAGTTCGGCGTTTAGGCGAGTAGTGAGGAATGGGAGCCTGTTATCTCTGTTTACTTCAAAAGATCTCCTGCCTGAAAACGAATTGTTGAGGAGAAGCGAGGAAGAGATCCTCTCAAGGAGCGTTCTCGATTTACCGGTGAAGTACCGTGAAGTGATGATCCTTTATTATTATGAAGAATGTTCGATTGAAGAAATCGAGGGGTTGTTAGGATTGAACCGGAACACGATTAAAACGAGGCTGAACAGGGGCAGAAGCAGACTGAAAAAGAGGATGGAAAGGAGGGGGCATGATGGAAGATAA
- a CDS encoding cytidine deaminase produces MLKIKTLENKDYELIKQAEEVIEKNYRYGRHHIGSAVRSTSGKVYSAVHVEANVGRITVCGEAMAIGKSISEGDHAFETIVAVAHPHPHEDIDKCWVVAPCGMCRELISDYGSHTDVIISYGGSLVKCNVMELLPEKYGSEMG; encoded by the coding sequence TTGTTAAAAATAAAAACCCTTGAAAATAAAGACTATGAATTGATCAAGCAGGCTGAAGAGGTAATAGAAAAGAATTATCGGTATGGAAGGCACCACATCGGATCAGCAGTGAGGTCGACTAGCGGCAAGGTTTATTCAGCTGTTCATGTAGAAGCGAACGTGGGGCGGATCACGGTGTGCGGGGAAGCGATGGCGATCGGGAAGTCGATTTCAGAAGGGGATCACGCATTCGAGACGATCGTGGCCGTCGCCCATCCCCACCCGCATGAAGACATCGACAAGTGCTGGGTAGTCGCTCCCTGCGGCATGTGCCGGGAGTTGATCAGTGATTATGGAAGTCATACAGATGTGATCATTTCTTATGGGGGCAGTTTGGTGAAGTGCAATGTGATGGAATTGCTGCCGGAGAAGTATGGGAGTGAGATGGGGTGA
- a CDS encoding AraC family transcriptional regulator codes for MTQTSTLHILNGTEMYHNFKEKKFLPQATMVPFNEAMCHGETCEHIFSDEFNETRAKVHGVTQAQYDDITLQPLQPLFEGDFSHIALWFDEDMFCQINVLTVLAWLDQQDYRGTIDLHLVDHQHQPVSKNKLNAGGYAAIYKQVMIHKTMPENVTPKPLQKGIQLYLNYLGKDSDLMRYIVEHQDVPAEELVPRLIEKFTEYGLGDRQYLTLVNDVKSR; via the coding sequence ATGACTCAAACATCAACCCTACATATCTTAAATGGGACCGAAATGTATCACAACTTCAAAGAGAAAAAGTTTCTTCCCCAAGCCACGATGGTCCCATTCAACGAGGCCATGTGTCACGGAGAAACCTGCGAACACATATTTTCTGATGAATTTAACGAGACGAGGGCAAAGGTTCATGGTGTGACTCAGGCTCAATATGATGACATCACGCTCCAGCCCTTGCAGCCGCTTTTTGAAGGAGACTTCAGCCACATCGCGTTATGGTTCGATGAAGACATGTTCTGTCAGATCAATGTGCTGACCGTGCTTGCGTGGCTGGACCAACAAGATTATAGAGGGACAATCGACCTTCATCTCGTTGATCATCAGCACCAGCCTGTATCGAAAAACAAGCTGAACGCTGGAGGGTATGCCGCCATATACAAACAGGTGATGATTCATAAGACGATGCCTGAGAACGTTACGCCAAAGCCATTACAAAAAGGGATCCAACTCTACTTGAATTACCTGGGCAAAGACAGTGACCTTATGCGGTATATCGTGGAGCATCAGGATGTGCCCGCAGAGGAGCTGGTGCCGCGTCTGATTGAGAAATTTACAGAGTACGGGTTAGGGGATAGGCAGTATTTGACGCTTGTGAATGATGTGAAAAGTAGATAA
- a CDS encoding efflux RND transporter permease subunit: MQALTNWVFRNKAAMGLFIIMTLFIGIISYFRLPMEFLPEADNPQVTVVTLGQGYDAGSMTSEITEPVEQAVASISGKTSILSTTGEGFSQVSINFDSKTDMKEAKLKVEDAIKGIQLPEGVGEPLISQLNTSMIPIGQVSVTFEDGLTKKNLDVVNEEFKPLFENQSGLSQASIAGENSARVQINLDHEKLEALHIPVNAVMGVLQGQHVSASAGSTTIDGQKSTINVSDNLTSIEALENLPVPLQVPDAPTVKLKDIATVEKVKAEDTITRVNGKEALAIILFKENDASAVTAGEEVQDTVDKINKDYEGVEATTLFTTGEMVKNSVDSMVREVGLGALFATLVILLFLRKFKPTLITVVSIPLSLCITLFLLWLSGVTLNILTLGGVAVAVGRLVDDSIVVVENIFRRSQNEKLSKKTVLDATMEVSRAITSSTLITVAVFLPMGLVNGSLKAFLLPFGLTVTYSLLASLLVALTVVPLLSRGMLKNTTLPAHSTPHRYVNVLRWSLNHKWVPILLAVLVFGGSIALYMTLPKAATNANDASFVAVSMNFPSDTPKETIQERMTNFENKLAGFDGYDHLITQYGSSREAAQYGEVGDPDTVSYTVIMKEGADAEAFIEDVNEVKKSEKDVIITASPASIFGGSSNSSITYDVVGNDADELLATTNTLMEKIEDVDGVKKVSSNQEKTSPVFTVKVDTEKANAGQTAMQIRSLLNPQPIGAVNLDNESIPVFLDAGVTPETASELKGLTIATNAGMKPLAEVATIEEEEKPSTVLHKDGDLYVRITAEVEPEELSIISANIDEKIKELTLPKGVSIDTGGAAAQQADDFKDLGMTMLASILIVYLIMVLTFKTLKAPLAILITLPLASIGAVLGLLIARVPADATALIGALMLIGIVVTNAIVLIDRVKQNEETMIIRDSILEACGTRLRPVVMTAIATICAMLPLLFGHTEDGSLVSKSLAVVVIGGLAGATVLTLVVVPVFYELLYYRKSRKQRAERLSTDERAAQ, encoded by the coding sequence ATGCAAGCTTTGACAAATTGGGTTTTTCGCAATAAGGCGGCCATGGGGTTGTTTATCATCATGACGTTGTTTATCGGCATTATTAGTTATTTCCGGTTGCCTATGGAGTTTTTGCCTGAGGCGGATAATCCGCAGGTGACGGTGGTGACGCTTGGGCAGGGGTATGATGCCGGTTCGATGACGTCTGAAATCACGGAGCCTGTGGAGCAGGCGGTGGCGTCGATTTCGGGGAAGACGTCGATTCTTTCGACGACCGGGGAGGGATTTTCCCAGGTTTCGATCAACTTTGATTCGAAGACGGATATGAAGGAAGCGAAGTTGAAGGTTGAGGATGCGATCAAGGGGATCCAGCTTCCTGAGGGAGTCGGGGAGCCGTTGATTTCACAGTTGAATACGTCGATGATTCCGATCGGTCAGGTGTCGGTGACATTTGAGGACGGATTGACGAAGAAGAATCTGGATGTTGTGAATGAGGAGTTCAAGCCACTTTTTGAGAATCAGTCGGGGTTGTCTCAGGCAAGCATCGCCGGGGAAAACAGTGCCCGGGTGCAGATTAATCTGGATCATGAGAAATTGGAAGCTCTACATATACCGGTCAATGCGGTGATGGGGGTGCTGCAGGGTCAGCATGTGTCGGCTTCTGCGGGTAGTACGACGATTGATGGGCAGAAGAGTACGATCAACGTGAGTGATAATTTGACGTCGATCGAGGCGTTGGAGAATTTGCCTGTTCCGCTGCAGGTGCCTGACGCACCAACCGTCAAGCTGAAGGACATTGCGACCGTTGAGAAGGTGAAGGCGGAAGACACGATCACCCGTGTCAACGGAAAGGAAGCGCTCGCCATCATCCTGTTCAAGGAAAATGATGCAAGTGCCGTGACTGCAGGGGAAGAAGTGCAGGATACGGTAGATAAAATCAATAAGGACTATGAAGGCGTTGAAGCGACGACGCTGTTTACGACGGGGGAAATGGTGAAGAACTCGGTGGACAGCATGGTCCGAGAAGTCGGATTGGGTGCCCTGTTCGCGACGCTTGTCATTCTTTTATTCTTAAGAAAATTCAAGCCGACGCTGATTACGGTTGTGTCGATTCCATTGTCACTCTGTATCACGCTATTCCTGCTCTGGTTGTCGGGAGTCACGCTGAACATCCTCACGCTCGGCGGGGTTGCGGTGGCTGTCGGACGGCTGGTGGATGACAGTATCGTCGTTGTAGAGAACATTTTCAGGCGGAGCCAGAATGAGAAGCTGTCGAAGAAGACGGTGCTTGATGCGACCATGGAGGTGTCACGTGCGATCACGTCGTCCACGCTCATCACGGTAGCCGTGTTCCTGCCGATGGGTCTCGTGAACGGATCACTGAAGGCGTTCCTGCTTCCATTCGGACTGACGGTCACTTACTCATTGCTCGCTTCACTGCTCGTGGCGCTGACAGTCGTGCCTTTACTCAGCCGCGGGATGTTGAAAAATACGACACTGCCGGCACACAGCACGCCTCACCGCTATGTGAACGTGCTCCGCTGGTCACTGAATCATAAATGGGTGCCGATCCTGCTTGCGGTCCTTGTGTTCGGGGGATCGATCGCCCTTTACATGACATTGCCGAAAGCGGCGACCAATGCGAATGATGCATCATTTGTCGCTGTCTCGATGAATTTCCCTAGTGATACACCTAAGGAAACGATTCAAGAACGCATGACCAATTTTGAAAATAAACTGGCAGGGTTTGACGGCTATGATCATTTGATCACCCAGTATGGGTCCAGCAGGGAAGCGGCCCAGTACGGGGAAGTCGGGGATCCGGATACGGTGTCCTATACGGTCATCATGAAGGAAGGCGCTGATGCGGAAGCCTTCATCGAAGACGTGAATGAAGTGAAGAAATCGGAAAAAGACGTGATCATCACCGCGTCACCTGCATCGATCTTCGGCGGGTCTTCAAACTCGAGCATCACGTATGACGTAGTTGGAAATGACGCCGACGAACTGCTGGCGACAACCAACACTTTGATGGAAAAAATTGAGGATGTCGACGGCGTGAAGAAGGTGTCCAGTAATCAGGAAAAAACGTCACCTGTCTTCACAGTGAAAGTCGATACCGAGAAAGCGAACGCGGGGCAAACAGCGATGCAGATCCGCTCCTTGCTGAATCCGCAGCCGATCGGAGCCGTCAATCTGGATAATGAATCGATCCCAGTATTCCTTGATGCAGGCGTCACACCAGAGACAGCGTCCGAATTGAAAGGACTGACGATTGCCACAAATGCAGGCATGAAGCCGCTGGCGGAAGTGGCCACGATCGAGGAGGAAGAGAAACCGAGTACGGTCCTCCATAAAGACGGTGACTTATACGTCCGGATCACGGCAGAGGTAGAGCCTGAAGAGCTTTCAATCATTTCTGCAAACATTGATGAAAAAATCAAGGAACTCACCCTTCCGAAAGGGGTATCCATCGATACAGGCGGAGCAGCCGCACAGCAGGCTGACGACTTCAAAGATCTTGGAATGACGATGCTTGCGTCGATTCTGATCGTCTACCTGATCATGGTGCTCACATTCAAGACGTTGAAAGCGCCGCTTGCGATTCTGATCACGCTGCCGCTTGCCTCGATCGGAGCCGTCCTCGGTCTCCTCATCGCGAGGGTTCCGGCAGATGCGACCGCTCTGATTGGTGCATTGATGCTGATCGGGATCGTCGTCACGAACGCGATCGTCCTGATCGACCGGGTCAAGCAGAATGAAGAAACGATGATCATCCGGGATTCCATCCTGGAAGCGTGCGGCACCCGCCTCCGCCCTGTCGTCATGACCGCGATTGCGACCATCTGTGCCATGCTTCCCCTTCTCTTCGGCCACACCGAAGACGGAAGCCTCGTATCCAAATCGCTCGCAGTCGTCGTCATCGGCGGGCTTGCAGGGGCCACCGTGCTGACGCTCGTCGTCGTGCCTGTGTTCTATGAATTGCTTTATTACAGAAAATCAAGAAAACAGCGTGCTGAAAGATTGAGTACGGATGAAAGAGCAGCACAATAA
- a CDS encoding DUF4181 domain-containing protein → MYWLKYMMTLLLVLAVMRAVKPVLRKWLGLKNEKWNFFRDSYVNQSHRNVDKWLRRVNGMTIMTLAVTVIYSKEMFFIYWTGFITLLSADYVVRVFFEWKQSDYPKEALLTLMEMVVMLAAVFIGYHYWYV, encoded by the coding sequence ATGTATTGGTTGAAATATATGATGACGCTTCTATTGGTATTGGCTGTGATGAGAGCCGTAAAGCCTGTATTAAGGAAGTGGTTAGGATTAAAAAATGAGAAGTGGAACTTCTTTAGAGATTCGTATGTTAATCAATCACATAGGAATGTTGACAAGTGGTTGAGACGAGTGAATGGCATGACGATTATGACGTTGGCGGTTACTGTCATTTATAGTAAAGAGATGTTTTTTATATACTGGACTGGATTTATCACTTTATTGTCAGCGGACTACGTTGTAAGGGTATTTTTTGAATGGAAGCAGAGCGACTACCCAAAGGAAGCGCTGTTGACGTTGATGGAGATGGTGGTCATGCTGGCGGCTGTTTTTATCGGCTACCACTATTGGTATGTGTGA
- a CDS encoding DUF4181 domain-containing protein, which yields MTWLKFTVMLLLVLAFMSVVKIMLRKFLGIKKKKENIVSHSLLNESQHKVEKWMMRLNGITLITFTFITIDKGDTIHLFLIVFLPLLAVDYVVRAFFEWKQSDYPKEALLTLMEMVVLLAAVFIGYSYWYV from the coding sequence ATGACCTGGTTGAAATTTACTGTGATGCTTCTATTGGTATTGGCTTTTATGTCAGTCGTAAAGATTATGCTAAGGAAATTTTTAGGGATTAAAAAGAAGAAGGAGAATATTGTTTCTCATTCTCTCCTAAATGAATCCCAACATAAAGTTGAGAAGTGGATGATGCGACTGAATGGCATCACGCTCATCACTTTTACGTTCATTACGATAGATAAGGGAGATACGATCCATCTATTTTTGATTGTATTTCTCCCATTATTGGCAGTGGACTACGTTGTAAGGGCGTTTTTCGAATGGAAGCAGAGCGACTACCCAAAGGAAGCGCTGTTGACGTTGATGGAGATGGTAGTCCTGCTGGCGGCTGTTTTTATCGGTTATTCCTATTGGTATGTGTGA
- a CDS encoding alpha/beta fold hydrolase has translation MWKQKLISTERGDFEIFTAGSGEPLCVTHLYSEFDERGYYFADRFVEDFTVHLINLKEAGKSTGVKDAYEMSMSETSNDLEAIRTALGFADWNYAGHSTGGMLGLVYAANHPDSLKRLIVGGASATKGYMEDCNSIYSEKNPANKRMKEIFSILSSPHSPKIERQQAAREWTELSLNHPDRFDEYFSKPSSGKVVQKRLDYYSYSELPTYDIRRELTRIKTPTMIFCGKYDSQCPFVFSEEIFHLVPNSTLYIFENSSHAPHIEEREKFCGMVRESIYMV, from the coding sequence ATGTGGAAACAAAAACTGATCAGCACTGAACGGGGAGACTTTGAAATATTCACAGCCGGCAGCGGGGAGCCGCTGTGCGTCACCCATCTATATAGCGAGTTTGACGAACGGGGTTATTATTTTGCCGACAGATTTGTGGAAGACTTCACCGTTCACCTCATCAACTTAAAAGAAGCGGGAAAGTCAACCGGCGTGAAAGACGCCTATGAAATGAGCATGAGCGAAACGAGCAATGACCTTGAAGCAATCCGGACGGCACTCGGTTTCGCTGACTGGAACTATGCCGGCCACTCTACAGGCGGGATGCTGGGACTCGTGTATGCCGCGAATCATCCGGATTCGTTGAAGCGGCTGATTGTTGGCGGGGCTTCTGCGACGAAGGGGTATATGGAAGACTGCAACAGTATTTATAGTGAAAAAAATCCGGCTAACAAAAGAATGAAAGAGATTTTCTCAATCTTATCTTCACCACATTCACCGAAAATAGAACGACAGCAGGCTGCCCGGGAATGGACCGAGCTATCTCTGAATCATCCGGACAGATTCGATGAATACTTTTCCAAACCGAGCAGCGGCAAGGTGGTACAGAAGCGATTGGATTACTATTCATATTCTGAACTGCCGACTTATGATATTAGAAGAGAACTGACCAGAATCAAAACACCGACCATGATATTCTGCGGCAAATACGATTCTCAGTGCCCATTTGTCTTTTCCGAAGAAATCTTCCACCTCGTACCGAATTCCACATTGTACATCTTTGAAAACAGCAGCCATGCACCGCACATCGAGGAAAGAGAGAAGTTCTGCGGGATGGTGAGGGAATCGATTTATATGGTGTGA
- a CDS encoding antibiotic biosynthesis monooxygenase family protein, whose translation MNPIAQTPQPPYYAVIFVSERTEDDTDYGKMADKMVELASLQDGFLGIESARDEGVGITVSYWTSPEAIQQWKDHAAHQVAQQRGKKEWYKRFALRVCKVERDAFFEI comes from the coding sequence ATGAACCCAATCGCCCAAACCCCACAACCACCCTACTACGCCGTCATCTTTGTCTCTGAGCGCACCGAAGACGACACAGACTACGGCAAAATGGCCGACAAAATGGTAGAACTCGCATCCCTGCAGGACGGCTTCCTCGGAATCGAAAGCGCCCGGGACGAAGGAGTCGGCATCACCGTTTCCTACTGGACATCCCCCGAGGCCATCCAGCAATGGAAAGACCACGCCGCCCATCAAGTCGCACAGCAGCGAGGGAAGAAAGAATGGTATAAACGCTTTGCACTGAGAGTATGTAAAGTGGAAAGAGATGCTTTTTTTGAAATCTAA
- a CDS encoding DUF3231 family protein, whose protein sequence is MNKNPLSSSEIGSLWLTYQEKTLILRMLEYFIEKSDDQEARNILGGLWQELDNYVLLLEKIFENEGVPIPVGFKEDDVFLDAPKLYDHGFDIMFVRVLKEVSMGMYTMSINMAYRSDVMTLFEGLTSVTQKIYKLATLYLLKRGILTLPPNVTRAKANQFVKEKDYLSGFHLFSEERPLNDIELGYLHHAIEANNIGFQLITGFAQCATNKDVQKYFVKGQELAKKQIKLFESILLESDIQFSATSGSTVTNSQVPPFSDKLMMYCVYLLNGFGIVGNSFGSIFSLRNDISMKTAMVTSDIFTYGKEGVKLMVKNGWLEQPPQMVDKNKLIGK, encoded by the coding sequence ATGAATAAGAATCCCCTCAGTTCGTCCGAAATTGGGTCGCTTTGGCTGACGTATCAGGAGAAAACACTCATTTTAAGGATGTTGGAGTATTTCATCGAGAAGTCGGATGATCAGGAAGCGCGGAATATCCTCGGTGGGCTCTGGCAGGAGCTCGACAATTATGTGCTGTTGCTGGAGAAGATTTTTGAAAATGAAGGGGTTCCGATCCCTGTGGGCTTCAAGGAGGATGATGTGTTCCTTGATGCGCCTAAGTTGTATGATCATGGGTTTGATATTATGTTTGTCCGGGTGCTGAAAGAAGTGAGCATGGGCATGTACACGATGAGCATCAATATGGCTTACCGGTCAGATGTGATGACGCTGTTTGAAGGGCTCACGTCGGTTACGCAGAAGATCTATAAGTTAGCGACCCTCTATCTGTTGAAAAGGGGGATCCTGACGCTGCCGCCGAACGTGACGAGAGCGAAAGCGAATCAGTTCGTGAAGGAAAAGGATTATTTGAGCGGATTCCATCTTTTCAGTGAAGAAAGGCCGTTGAATGATATCGAGTTAGGGTATTTGCATCACGCGATTGAGGCGAATAATATCGGGTTCCAATTGATCACCGGGTTCGCTCAATGTGCAACCAATAAGGACGTCCAGAAATATTTTGTTAAAGGCCAGGAGCTTGCCAAGAAGCAAATCAAGCTGTTCGAATCGATCCTGCTTGAAAGTGATATTCAGTTTTCCGCTACGTCAGGGAGCACGGTGACGAATTCGCAAGTGCCGCCATTCAGTGACAAGCTCATGATGTATTGCGTGTATCTACTGAACGGGTTCGGGATTGTCGGGAACAGCTTCGGCTCGATTTTCAGCTTACGGAACGATATTTCCATGAAAACGGCGATGGTCACCTCGGATATCTTCACTTACGGCAAGGAAGGGGTCAAGCTGATGGTGAAGAACGGCTGGCTTGAGCAGCCTCCGCAGATGGTGGATAAGAATAAGTTGATTGGAAAATAA